In the genome of Brachypodium distachyon strain Bd21 chromosome 3, Brachypodium_distachyon_v3.0, whole genome shotgun sequence, the window TGATAAATACAGGAATGGCAACAATATTGATTTTGGAAAGAAGAATTTGACCAAGGCTAGTACAGCTGGCTCCTCTCTTGCGGGACAAGATATGCCAGGAGTGTATGAAGAATCCTCAACTTTAAGTACTGCTGTACTGGGTCTTGAATCACAGTCATCAAGTTCAGCAAAATCTTCTTCAAGAGATGGGAAATTACGTGAATCTTCTCAGCTAAGCCACTCAGGTTTGCTCTTTTTACTAGCTAGTTCTTTTCATGCATATGGTTTTTTAGACTTCCAGGTTTTGTCATGACATATGTATGATGTGCTACCATTCGGTCATGCAAggtaactaattatctagttCTACCTCTCTTTCTTACATTCACTGAACATGAAACCTTATATTTCCACATCCATTCTAATGTTGTCATAGTTTGGATATACTTTGTTACATTACTGAACATAGGTTTCTATAATTGATGTTCTTCAATGTATCTGTGCAGTCCACCCCTATTTACATACTACATTGGTCTTATATATGGAAATTGAAGCATaatatgtttattttgttgcaGATAATGACCAGATTTTGGTAACAGAGGAAGACTTTCCTGAAGTGAAAGTGGATTTTCAGGTAACCTATAGTTTAGTCCCATGTGGAAAATTACCCCTTTTATGGTTTCCTATATGACTAATTTAATCTGCTAACAGGAAACATTTTTAGGCCACAACAGTGCAATAAGTAGCTGTCGATTTTCTGCTTCTGGATCAAATATTGCTAGTTCTTCAACTGATGGCACAGTGAGGTAATTGCTTAATTCTGGTTGTTGGCCTAACGAAGATTCTTGATTTTGACGCCTTTGTTTTATCTCGGAATAAGAATCTGGACATACGACTCGTCAACACCATCATCTAAAAATGCCACTATATACTGTGGAGCAGAAGTCAGTACACTTTCTTGGGAATGCAGATCTGACCGCTTGGTATGTCTATTGGATACATGAATTGTACCACATTAGTTTCTTAACATCATTTCACATTTGAAAAACACACTTAAGACTTTTATTTTATCACCCATTTCTCTTGACAATAGCTGCTCATAGGCACAGCTAATGGAGGCATTAAAGCTTGGAATGCTGACGCGAAAAGAGTTGTTTGTGACCTCAGTACATCAAAAGACTTTCCCAGGTATAGGTTTATTACATTTGGAATCACAACTGACATATATGCTGACAAAGCTTTTCATTTTCTCGCAGTGTGCTTGATTTGAAGTGTAGCCCTGTAGACCCCGTGTTTGTCTCTGCAGCTGCATCAAGACGGTTAGTTTTGGGTCTCATGCTTCTTAAGAAATCCATGGCCAAATTGGCAGCTTCTTTCTCCTATATAAAAGGGATcctgttattttatttttcttaaagACAGCAGCTTTAATTCTGTTATCTTTTCGCATATCATTTGGAACTATATGAATAATACTTGCAGCATAGCAGTTGTCAAATACTGTTGCATTATTAGTGTACTTACATTCAATTGTCTTATTTCCAGTATTAAATAACTTTTCAGGCATGGATCAACTATATTTGACAGAACGGGATTTGCTTCCTTGACAGTATGGCATATGAAAACATGGAAGCCTCTGGTACCGACTTTTGTTTATTCCGTTGTCTTCAATTTATGTGAAGACTTTAGCCAATAACCTTTCCGATGTATATCCTTTTCTTCTGTTATGAAGACAGTACTCCCTCTTGGTGAGGATCCACCTGCTATTACTTCTCTTTGCTTCAATCACAATGGAAAGATCTTGGCAGCCTCTGCAACAGACGGAATGATTCACATGTTTGGTATCCTTTTGGTTTAACATTCCTATATGATGTTTATTATCTGCCTTTGACTTGGTATTTGGTATCACTTAATGCTTGAGGACAACCGGAACTTTGTTGAATTGCTTGCACTGgatttttcttgtgttttatGTTTGTTGGAGCCCATTGTACTCCCTTGACTGCACATAGACATGTCTGCTGGTCTTCAAATCACTGGATGGCCTGCCCATGATTCCCCTGTCAGCTCAGTTCTTTTTGGGCCAGCTGAAACTAGCATCTTCAGTTTAGGCTCCGATGGGAAGGTATATAGCCCCTTTAGTGCCTACATGCAAGTAACTGCGTTGATGTATAGAGAAGTATTATAAAACCATGATATAGTATAGTATGCACCATATATTCATATAGTCTTGGAACCTGTGTTATACAATCTTCTAATTCCAAAGCTTAATCAGCTTTAACCAAAATAGTGTATGGattcattttattatgcaAATATGTATTCCGTAATGTTTGGCTAGTTTGCATGGTTGTATTGTATCTAATGTTGACTGTATGATCCTTAGATATTTGAGTGGAGCTTGCACAATCAAGGCCAGATTCTTTGGTCAAGAGATTGCAGTAGGTAAGAGTATTTGACATTTGGTGAATCAATAGTGAACTGCAGCTAGTAGCTAGTGTTGGTTTGATAAAAATCTACTTCGACATCCATTTTATTTCGCATATATCTTCACTACCACTTATTGCAGTAACGGAAAGTAGATAAGTGTTAATATATAAACCTGTATACCTTCCATATCCACTGTTACAGTACGTAAAATAATCATGCAGCTGATCCAAAGAGGCACTAGTTTGATAATATGTGCGAGTATGTATGGTTCCATTTTAGTTTTCAACTATTTAATTTCAGGCAACTTAATGGTTTCCTACTATATGCTATTGTATTCCTCTGCATGGTCACGGACTTCACACAGCAAACTATTTTCTAATCCACAGGGTTAACAAGCACCAGTATTCCTCTGAAGCCCTTCCTGTATCGGATCTGTGAACGCAGAGCCCTCTGATATCTGGTCATATCTATTTTATGGTAGATTTCTTGATGAAAATCCGAAAGAAACCTTGTTCAGGATTGAGCTGCATTTGAGCAGTCCGGCTAGAATTTATGTCCGCACGATCTAGTACTAGACTACTCAGTGCCACCTGGTTGCACTCTGTATTTTTGCCAGAACTGCATGATATATGGTGCCTTGTTTGGTATTAGAGTTTTTTGGGTGTTTTCTAGGGTATtatccactccaaattgaaaaacactagagaccccaaatggttgtttggtagcaAGGGTTTAGAGGGGATTATCCCTAGTTTTCCCccacaaaacactccatttttgtaccaaattaaaacacttctcatactagtgttttgggtttttgagagttttgggtGAACACCCAAACCCGTCAAATATCAAGAcactagtgactaaaaaatacactaacaccaaacaaggcctaatGTGGTTTCTTTGACCAGGTTTTGCAACCCAGTGAGCTTTAACACGCGCATGCATGAGGTAGCACTGGATTCTGATGGCAAGAGGCTCCTTGTTACCTCGGGTTTGGTCCGGGCCCCAATTTACCAGGTTCCTACCGTTGTCTAGGCTGCAAGTTAAGTTTGCTTTGCTGAAGTAGATACCAACAGGGCAGTCTAATATTTCCTTTCAGGTCCAAGGACATGAACGTGGGTTAAGGACACTTCCTCACAGTGCATCTATAACAAGCGTGGACTGGCACCCCACGCTGCCAATCTACGTTACCGGTTCGGCAGATCACTCTGTCCGGGTCACATCCATTATATGATACTATCTACAATGAAAGGTTGCCCTTGAGATTTTGCTCATTGCTCAATGCAACCAGAAGTGCTGTTCCGTGGAGTGCCACCAGGTGACATCCAAGAGATAAATCAGTTCCATACATGGCCAATCCCTAGTGCATGCTATTCCTGGCAATTTTGCCCAGACAGATACTTTTACATGTGGAAAAAATGGCCTGTCTTTGTGCTTGTAGCTGGCTCTGTAGACTTGGTGAGTCCACGCTAACTTTATTGGTGTTAAAACGGGTCAAAAGTTATGTGATCTTTTTACGTGGTAGGTGGTACAACTTCTACAGCAGATTTGCACCGTTGTCATCAGAGAGGCAAATGGGGATCAATGCCTTGCTGATTTTATGATGTCTTGCTGGCTTTTTCACCTCAGAAAATGATGCATTGCCGTTTGTGGAACAAAAAATGTTgtggccggaattacttgtcgaaatattatatgtatctagacgttttttacacatagatacatccgtatttggggcaaatttgagacaagtaataccggttgGAAGGAGTATCAAATGTTGTATCAATGGAACTCCAGTCTATTCCTCATTCGTTTCTGCCATCTTCATCTCCTGACTACAGAAATCGGAGGATTGGATAACCAGGATATGGACTCTGGCCTCTGTTCATTGTATGTATTCATTGCCTTTTGACTTGCTTGGATCGAAACTGTTTGTCCTACAAATACATTAAATTTATCTAAATCTCTAACTGGCGATGTACTCTGGATCAACCAACCACTGTGGGTTATCGGTATGGCAAAACCTAATACAGCTGGGTTTTCAAGAAGTAAAAAACTCTTGATATATCCTCTCTGCTCATGAAGAGGGCCTACCATAAGCCCATGACATCCATTTATGCGATTTATAGGGCATCCACATCAGTTGTCCATATAAAGCTTGTCTTTAAGAATAGAAGTTTCAGCTGAATCCAGAAATAATGTTCGCTATTTGCACACACATTAAG includes:
- the LOC100835956 gene encoding WD repeat-containing protein 91 homolog, encoding MENMQYAEELVKEFLVFRGFTNTLQAYESELSTEIGRNFEVDKILDLVFSVYIPKYQLDRLLSLFNFFKQCLTSPTETVFYATLVKLEQSVLRYYVVNALKSGKQDKVVEFFGASSNYLMQKREDWLAWFAIPFIKNPSLDPQFRMYFSKEWSDTLILSFRNFLSGMFSGTRIPALLKISTEKNTIKCLKSDIKQLNNKLSELQALLEVKEAELTLLRRNGNNIDFGKKNLTKASTAGSSLAGQDMPGVYEESSTLSTAVLGLESQSSSSAKSSSRDGKLRESSQLSHSDNDQILVTEEDFPEVKVDFQETFLGHNSAISSCRFSASGSNIASSSTDGTVRIWTYDSSTPSSKNATIYCGAEVSTLSWECRSDRLLLIGTANGGIKAWNADAKRVVCDLSTSKDFPSVLDLKCSPVDPVFVSAAASRRHGSTIFDRTGFASLTVWHMKTWKPLTVLPLGEDPPAITSLCFNHNGKILAASATDGMIHMFDMSAGLQITGWPAHDSPVSSVLFGPAETSIFSLGSDGKIFEWSLHNQGQILWSRDCSRFCNPVSFNTRMHEVALDSDGKRLLVTSGLVRAPIYQVQGHERGLRTLPHSASITSVDWHPTLPIYVTGSADHSVRVTSII